From one Paenibacillus sp. FSL K6-1330 genomic stretch:
- a CDS encoding catalase: protein MDNSNANSNANSSYNKTSKDQQLEQFTVDNDAKELTTNQGLKVSEDEHSLKAGERGPTLMEDFHFREKMTHFDHERIPERIVHARGFGAHGYFQLYESMKDYTKAKFLQDPSVVTPVFVRFSTVAGSRGSADTVRDVRGFATKFYTEEGNYDLVGNNMPVFFIQDAMKFPDFIHAVKPEPHNEIPQAQSAHDTFWDFVANNSESAHMIMWAMSDRSLPRSFRMMEGFGVHTFRFVNEEGQAHFVKFHWKPVLGTHSLVWDETQKLAGKDPDFNRRDLWDAIESGNYPEFEFGVQMIREDEEFSFGFDILDPTKIWPEELIPVKIIGKMTLNRNTDNFFAETEQVAFHPGHVVPGIDFTNDPLLQGRLFSYTDTQLSRLGGPNFHEIPINRPIAPVHNNQRDGMHRMTINKGPVSYHKNGIAGNTPKPVPVERGGYEHYTEKVEGRKVQARSDSFKDHFSQAALFWNSMSEVEKQHIVAAFQFELGKVQRKEIRQQVVDLFANVDSELATRISEGIGTMPPQTSGSASSESSPALSMMNTVQLPLTRKVAVLAGNGFTDELPFVLTQLQQAGIITEVVSAKLGVIQGKAGAELEVNHSLLGADSVLFDAVLVAGGALSVSELLAEQKVLDFVKEAYQHFKPIAAIAEGANLLPSSSGEGIVVAQENVDLKPFGEAFIEAIAAHRHWSRTI, encoded by the coding sequence ATGGACAATTCAAACGCCAATTCGAATGCTAACAGCAGTTACAACAAGACGAGCAAGGACCAACAGCTGGAACAATTCACGGTAGACAATGACGCTAAGGAACTGACAACCAATCAGGGACTTAAGGTCTCTGAGGATGAACATTCGCTTAAAGCGGGAGAGCGCGGTCCGACCTTGATGGAGGACTTCCATTTCAGAGAGAAGATGACGCATTTCGACCATGAGCGGATTCCGGAACGGATTGTGCATGCCCGCGGTTTTGGGGCTCACGGTTATTTTCAGCTATATGAATCCATGAAAGATTATACAAAAGCCAAATTTCTGCAGGACCCTTCCGTCGTCACCCCGGTGTTTGTCCGATTCTCCACGGTTGCGGGCTCCAGGGGATCAGCGGACACTGTCAGGGACGTACGCGGTTTCGCAACCAAGTTTTATACGGAAGAAGGGAATTATGATCTGGTTGGCAACAATATGCCGGTTTTTTTCATACAGGATGCCATGAAGTTTCCTGATTTTATTCACGCTGTTAAACCTGAGCCTCATAACGAGATTCCGCAGGCGCAATCCGCCCATGATACGTTCTGGGATTTTGTCGCAAACAATTCGGAAAGCGCGCACATGATTATGTGGGCGATGTCCGACCGCTCGCTTCCGCGAAGCTTCCGAATGATGGAGGGCTTCGGCGTCCATACCTTCCGTTTCGTGAACGAAGAAGGACAAGCGCATTTCGTGAAATTTCACTGGAAGCCCGTGCTCGGCACGCATTCCCTCGTATGGGATGAAACGCAGAAGCTGGCAGGCAAGGATCCTGACTTTAACCGCCGCGATCTGTGGGATGCGATCGAATCAGGGAATTATCCGGAATTTGAGTTTGGTGTTCAAATGATTCGGGAGGATGAGGAATTCAGTTTTGGTTTTGACATCCTTGATCCGACCAAGATTTGGCCCGAAGAACTCATTCCCGTCAAAATCATCGGTAAGATGACGCTCAATCGCAATACGGATAATTTTTTTGCGGAGACGGAACAGGTTGCATTCCATCCCGGACATGTCGTACCCGGAATCGATTTTACCAATGATCCGCTTCTGCAAGGCCGCTTGTTCTCTTATACCGATACCCAGCTTTCACGGCTTGGTGGACCCAATTTCCACGAAATTCCGATCAACCGCCCGATTGCACCGGTTCATAACAATCAGCGTGACGGGATGCACCGTATGACCATTAATAAGGGACCAGTCAGCTACCACAAGAACGGCATTGCCGGTAACACACCGAAGCCAGTTCCAGTGGAGCGCGGCGGTTACGAGCATTACACCGAGAAGGTGGAAGGACGTAAGGTGCAGGCACGCAGTGACAGCTTTAAGGATCATTTCAGCCAAGCAGCCCTGTTCTGGAACAGCATGTCTGAGGTCGAGAAGCAGCATATCGTAGCCGCATTCCAGTTCGAGCTTGGTAAAGTGCAGCGAAAGGAAATTCGCCAGCAGGTCGTCGACCTGTTCGCCAACGTTGATAGCGAACTTGCCACCCGAATTTCGGAGGGGATTGGAACCATGCCTCCGCAAACCAGTGGCTCCGCTTCCAGCGAGTCTTCTCCGGCACTGAGCATGATGAATACCGTGCAGCTCCCGTTAACCCGTAAAGTGGCGGTACTGGCAGGCAACGGATTCACGGATGAACTGCCGTTTGTGCTTACGCAGCTGCAGCAAGCCGGCATCATCACCGAAGTGGTTAGCGCGAAGCTGGGTGTAATTCAAGGCAAGGCCGGCGCGGAATTGGAAGTGAACCATTCGCTGCTGGGGGCGGATTCAGTCTTGTTCGATGCGGTGCTTGTCGCAGGCGGCGCGTTAAGTGTATCGGAGCTCCTGGCGGAGCAGAAGGTGCTGGATTTCGTCAAGGAAGCGTATCAGCATTTCAAACCGATCGCAGCCATCGCCGAAGGGGCAAATTTACTTCCTTCATCCAGCGGCGAAGGGATCGTTGTTGCTCAGGAGAATGTGGATCTGAAGCCGTTTGGCGAAGCCTTCATTGAGGCGATCGCGGCGCATCGCCATTGGTCGCGCACCATCTAA
- a CDS encoding serine hydrolase, whose amino-acid sequence MTMESLKGIHTYIEEQMKAWKVPGLSVAVVKDQEIVMTEGYGYRNIAQSLPVTSETLFAIGSSTKAFTALAAAILADEKILDLDTPVKEYLPDFKMFDAFATERITLRDMLCHRSGLPRHELMWYNASLTREEIIERLQYLEPNVDFRTKWQYQNIMYMVAGYVIGHVSQSSWEDVVQKRIFEPLNMASSQFSVDKTQLQHDYAIPYMQIEDQAQIIPFRNIDTIGPAGSINSNIKDMANWVRFQMNHGMHNGQRLISSEVLDTLHTPHMVCEMTEVNENNTNMGSYGLGWLIEPYRGLRMVSHGGNIDGFTAHVAFIPTEKIGVVVLSNLNGTPLPVFIANYIFDSLLGGEVKDWSGQALGQKKEATVANEPATNREATSGAKEPIVPLSSSLLDLTGTYVHAAYGEMMVEHTDGELRAGFNSMLFPLTHQNANQFELHVTEFDIKTKATFLTDSNGNVDRLSVILLFEPGAKEIEFVRIESRSE is encoded by the coding sequence ATGACAATGGAATCGTTAAAGGGCATCCATACATATATCGAGGAGCAGATGAAGGCATGGAAGGTTCCGGGGTTGTCCGTTGCGGTGGTCAAGGATCAGGAGATCGTCATGACGGAGGGTTACGGGTATCGAAATATCGCCCAAAGCCTGCCTGTGACAAGTGAGACGCTGTTCGCGATCGGTTCGTCCACCAAAGCTTTTACTGCACTGGCAGCCGCAATTTTGGCGGATGAAAAAATCTTGGATTTGGATACACCTGTGAAGGAGTATCTTCCTGATTTCAAAATGTTTGATGCTTTTGCAACGGAGCGGATTACGCTGAGGGATATGTTATGCCATCGTTCAGGCTTACCGCGGCATGAGCTCATGTGGTATAACGCATCACTGACTAGAGAAGAAATCATAGAACGACTACAGTACTTGGAACCAAATGTAGATTTCAGGACGAAATGGCAGTATCAAAATATCATGTATATGGTGGCGGGATATGTTATCGGGCATGTGAGTCAATCATCTTGGGAAGACGTTGTTCAGAAGCGGATATTCGAGCCGCTGAACATGGCATCCAGTCAATTCTCTGTAGACAAGACGCAGCTCCAACATGATTATGCGATTCCCTATATGCAAATTGAAGATCAGGCTCAAATCATTCCGTTTCGAAATATAGATACCATTGGCCCGGCGGGATCGATCAATTCCAATATCAAAGATATGGCGAATTGGGTAAGGTTTCAAATGAATCATGGAATGCACAACGGGCAGCGCCTCATTTCTAGCGAAGTGCTGGATACGCTGCACACGCCCCATATGGTTTGCGAGATGACCGAGGTCAATGAAAATAATACAAATATGGGCAGCTACGGTCTCGGTTGGCTGATCGAACCTTATCGAGGCTTACGGATGGTGAGTCACGGAGGCAATATTGACGGCTTCACCGCACATGTTGCCTTTATTCCTACGGAGAAGATTGGCGTCGTGGTGTTGTCGAATCTCAATGGTACTCCGCTTCCTGTATTTATAGCCAATTACATTTTCGATTCTTTGCTCGGTGGCGAGGTCAAGGACTGGAGTGGGCAAGCGTTGGGACAAAAGAAGGAAGCAACCGTTGCGAACGAGCCGGCCACAAACCGTGAGGCAACTTCAGGTGCGAAAGAACCCATTGTTCCATTGTCCAGTTCCTTATTAGATTTAACAGGGACGTATGTTCATGCAGCGTATGGAGAAATGATGGTTGAACATACAGATGGAGAGCTTCGGGCAGGATTCAATTCAATGCTGTTCCCCCTCACACATCAAAATGCGAATCAGTTTGAACTCC
- a CDS encoding ABC transporter substrate-binding protein has product MLHEQFFMLHQKLAVNAPASTATEVTLEQIADTLYCTTRNAKLVIRKLEEKGWIIWKAGRGRGIRSKLTFLADQANLLQEAAQQLAIRGEYKQAFELLRTYGQGMHTNDSYVEWMNGHFGFSKEMNEGEEEAMDSLRLPVYRLIETLDPAECYYSFQAHMIQQIFDRLVIYDNANDQYLPVIAHYWKSNEDGTIWTFHLRKGIRFHDGKELSAEDVKFTVERLGRDKRNAWIVRELQRVEVVSPREVRFILNKPNRIFIRFLSSICMSIVPKHLVSVHEEQFWKQPVGTGPFRVEEWTDDRLTIHANPHYYHGRPHLDNIHIILMPEDAEHCEVSWERLLRNPEHIDHNGEKHAVDIIESSEGCTTLITWNMKKPGPYQSIEFRRAFSLILNRAEMIRELGDNRLYPAKGFIMDEQAPYRKDRYDPELAKSLLKQSGYDGSPITLATLAKHIKDAEWVQNQCASIGIPLIIREERMDTMHQLDVMHSMDCILHGLVLPGEEVCLIENYVQKGSVVKEFMDPSLHHWVKECIDDALASEWYEERLSILSHIEERLREEAHVSFLTHTRFYASLDPSYKGVVINNLGWLDFKQIWRE; this is encoded by the coding sequence ATGCTGCACGAACAATTCTTCATGCTGCACCAGAAGCTTGCTGTTAACGCTCCAGCGAGTACAGCTACGGAAGTGACGCTTGAGCAGATTGCCGATACGCTGTATTGCACAACGCGGAATGCCAAGCTCGTTATACGCAAACTGGAAGAGAAGGGTTGGATTATATGGAAGGCGGGACGTGGGCGCGGAATCCGTTCCAAGCTTACCTTTCTCGCCGATCAAGCAAATCTGCTACAGGAGGCAGCGCAGCAGCTCGCGATAAGAGGGGAATATAAGCAAGCCTTCGAACTGCTGCGTACCTATGGTCAGGGTATGCACACCAATGATTCTTATGTGGAATGGATGAACGGGCATTTTGGCTTTAGCAAGGAGATGAACGAAGGGGAAGAAGAAGCAATGGATTCTCTGCGGCTTCCGGTTTACCGCCTGATTGAAACGTTGGATCCCGCCGAATGCTACTACAGTTTTCAAGCTCACATGATCCAGCAGATATTTGACCGGTTGGTGATATACGATAATGCAAATGATCAATACCTCCCCGTTATCGCGCATTATTGGAAGAGCAATGAGGATGGAACGATCTGGACCTTTCATCTGCGTAAAGGAATACGGTTCCATGACGGTAAAGAATTGTCGGCGGAGGACGTGAAATTCACGGTGGAACGCCTGGGACGGGATAAACGAAATGCTTGGATCGTGCGTGAACTGCAGCGGGTAGAGGTGGTGTCCCCCCGAGAGGTTCGTTTTATTCTAAACAAGCCGAATCGAATTTTCATTCGGTTTCTTAGCTCCATTTGCATGTCCATCGTGCCTAAACATTTGGTAAGCGTCCATGAAGAACAGTTCTGGAAGCAACCTGTTGGAACGGGCCCCTTTCGGGTAGAGGAATGGACCGATGATCGGCTGACCATTCATGCTAATCCCCATTATTATCATGGGAGGCCGCATTTGGACAACATCCACATTATCTTGATGCCGGAAGATGCGGAGCATTGCGAGGTCAGTTGGGAGCGGCTGCTGCGGAATCCGGAGCATATCGATCATAACGGTGAGAAGCATGCTGTTGATATCATCGAATCCTCCGAAGGCTGCACGACGTTGATTACATGGAATATGAAAAAGCCGGGGCCCTATCAGTCCATCGAATTTCGCAGGGCATTCAGCCTCATTCTGAACCGTGCGGAGATGATACGCGAACTTGGTGACAATCGGCTTTACCCAGCCAAAGGGTTCATCATGGATGAGCAAGCGCCTTATCGTAAAGACCGATATGATCCCGAACTCGCAAAGTCACTGCTGAAACAGTCGGGTTATGACGGCTCTCCCATTACGTTGGCTACGCTCGCTAAGCATATTAAAGACGCCGAATGGGTTCAGAATCAATGCGCTTCCATCGGGATTCCATTGATCATCCGAGAGGAGAGGATGGATACCATGCACCAACTGGACGTGATGCACAGCATGGATTGTATCTTGCACGGCCTTGTTCTTCCAGGTGAAGAAGTATGTTTAATCGAGAACTACGTGCAGAAGGGAAGCGTAGTTAAAGAGTTCATGGATCCTTCGCTGCATCATTGGGTGAAAGAATGCATAGATGATGCGCTTGCCAGCGAATGGTATGAGGAGCGTTTGAGTATTTTATCCCATATTGAAGAGAGGCTTCGGGAGGAAGCGCATGTTTCATTCTTGACTCACACGAGATTTTACGCAAGCTTGGATCCTTCTTATAAAGGGGTGGTCATCAATAATCTGGGATGGCTGGACTTCAAGCAGATTTGGCGAGAATGA
- a CDS encoding XRE family transcriptional regulator, whose product MLKERIDFLCKKKGIARKELVEGLVTTTHFANILAERYPLAEDLAEHLAQRLQVTPSYLVNAANSDKDTLETAERIFEELSQSVSHITEERIYDLPDRHDSLTVELTTALMKAVYYQQVNDAVSHEYLHQNYLNFYLEKYGRPDDAELPLPAKKAMLFYKIQFYRSKNRYHEALSQVNRLSEHVQIGTDLWLTTQNFKMEACIFLKQYDQAKQVFEGTMRQVYEDRLFHRLSDLYIAYSGYCYSMGLYQEALVTLSMAEAHLVYAVNQGNMVSTILNNRIIMLTMQGDHEKAEEEINRFEGLLAREVAEVRQQFRPVLLIYRCELTLAQKQWGLLTQYIQELKAIELTTDQEMSVAYYQCQLALAHGHHDEFMGHALSCLPYYESNHLTLRLESLYEALAAVSEELRKYKESASYYKKLVYLLRSK is encoded by the coding sequence GTGTTAAAAGAGCGCATTGATTTCTTGTGCAAGAAAAAAGGAATAGCTCGCAAAGAGCTGGTAGAGGGATTAGTGACAACCACCCATTTTGCGAACATCCTTGCCGAGCGTTATCCACTGGCCGAGGACCTTGCCGAGCATCTGGCACAGCGTTTGCAAGTGACCCCCTCCTACTTAGTCAATGCAGCTAATTCCGATAAGGATACACTCGAGACCGCGGAACGCATCTTTGAAGAATTATCCCAATCGGTCTCTCACATCACAGAGGAGCGCATATACGATCTTCCGGATCGACATGACAGTCTTACGGTAGAACTCACAACGGCCTTAATGAAGGCGGTCTATTATCAACAAGTGAACGATGCGGTGTCCCATGAATATCTGCACCAGAATTACCTCAATTTTTATCTGGAAAAATACGGCCGTCCCGATGACGCAGAACTCCCGCTGCCCGCGAAAAAAGCGATGCTGTTCTATAAAATCCAGTTCTATCGATCCAAGAACCGCTATCATGAGGCTTTAAGCCAAGTGAACCGGTTAAGCGAACATGTTCAGATCGGCACCGATTTATGGCTGACCACTCAAAACTTCAAAATGGAGGCCTGTATATTTTTGAAGCAATATGACCAGGCCAAGCAGGTGTTTGAAGGAACGATGAGACAGGTTTATGAAGACCGCTTGTTTCACCGCTTATCCGATCTGTACATCGCGTACAGCGGCTACTGTTATTCCATGGGACTGTATCAGGAGGCGCTGGTTACCCTCTCTATGGCAGAAGCCCATTTGGTCTATGCGGTAAACCAGGGGAACATGGTGTCAACCATCCTGAACAATCGGATTATCATGCTGACGATGCAGGGAGATCATGAAAAAGCGGAAGAAGAAATCAACCGTTTCGAAGGACTACTCGCGCGGGAAGTGGCGGAAGTACGGCAGCAATTCCGTCCAGTCCTATTGATTTACCGGTGTGAATTGACCTTAGCACAAAAGCAATGGGGGCTTTTAACCCAGTATATTCAGGAGCTGAAAGCGATAGAGCTTACAACGGATCAAGAGATGTCGGTTGCCTACTACCAATGTCAGCTAGCCTTGGCACACGGTCATCATGATGAATTTATGGGGCATGCCCTGTCTTGTCTACCATACTACGAATCCAATCATCTTACATTGCGACTTGAATCCTTATATGAAGCATTGGCCGCGGTATCGGAGGAATTAAGGAAATACAAAGAGTCAGCATCTTACTACAAAAAGCTGGTCTATCTGCTTCGAAGTAAATAA
- a CDS encoding cation diffusion facilitator family transporter: MHHHNHHHGHDHSHHDHARSGNKKGLAIALIITIGIMILEFVGGLLTNSLALLSDSGHMLSDASALLLSLVALWFATKPASPNKTYGFYRFEILAALLNGVALFVIAGFIVWEAIQRFDNPPTVASGSMMLIAAIGLLANLLSAWFLMRTGDVKNNVNLRSAYLHVIGDALGSVGAIIAGIVMIAFGWYIADPIISILVSILILKSAWRIIQNTVHILMEGAPETINSEEVTKSLLSIPGITGIHDLHIWTITSNFDSLSCHLVAQDDANTYEILQQAIDLLDSRFHIEHATIQIENSTITHREHKV, from the coding sequence ATGCATCATCATAACCACCATCATGGACATGACCACAGCCACCATGATCATGCCCGCTCAGGAAACAAAAAAGGCCTTGCCATTGCCCTCATCATCACAATTGGCATCATGATTCTAGAGTTTGTAGGGGGCTTGCTAACCAACAGTTTAGCTCTGTTATCCGATTCCGGACATATGTTAAGTGATGCCAGCGCATTGCTGCTCAGTCTGGTCGCATTATGGTTTGCTACGAAGCCAGCATCGCCGAATAAAACCTACGGCTTTTACCGTTTTGAAATATTGGCAGCACTATTAAATGGAGTCGCCTTGTTTGTCATCGCCGGTTTTATCGTATGGGAAGCGATTCAGCGCTTTGATAACCCGCCGACCGTCGCCAGCGGAAGCATGATGCTCATTGCGGCCATCGGGCTGTTGGCTAACCTTCTCAGTGCCTGGTTCTTGATGCGGACGGGGGATGTGAAGAACAATGTGAATCTCCGCAGCGCATACCTCCATGTTATCGGTGATGCACTCGGCTCTGTCGGCGCAATCATCGCCGGGATCGTGATGATTGCCTTCGGATGGTATATTGCGGACCCGATCATATCCATCCTGGTGTCGATCTTGATTCTGAAGAGCGCCTGGAGAATCATACAGAATACCGTTCATATTCTGATGGAGGGCGCACCGGAAACGATTAACTCTGAAGAGGTAACGAAGTCCCTCCTGTCTATTCCTGGGATCACCGGCATCCATGATCTTCATATTTGGACGATTACGTCCAATTTCGACTCCTTGAGCTGCCATCTCGTCGCCCAAGATGACGCGAACACTTATGAGATCCTGCAACAAGCGATTGATCTTCTGGACAGTCGATTCCACATCGAACATGCCACGATCCAGATTGAGAATTCCACCATCACCCATCGTGAGCATAAAGTCTAA
- a CDS encoding histidine--tRNA ligase, translating into MQNIKGTYDYFGQEQAVRRKVQSTLREVFECYDYAEMETTILNEADLLSSKYAGGEEILKEMYQLTDQGTRRLGLRYDLTIPFAKVIALNPAISQPFKRYEMGKVFRDGPVKRGRLREFLQCDVDVVGISGPEAEVELMQLAAEVFRRLDIPIILRWNNRSFLGEVLGAMGVPEEMKPSVMLTLDKLDKIGKEGVRQELAGKVLEPEICRQILDFVDLKEPTFEQITSKYKLDNERGAREVQILQNMLQRVGLQDICIFDPFLSRGLSFYTGTVYEIFDASHDFRSSLGGGGRYDAIIGQLVGREDIAYPTVGLSFGMESIMEMIRNRPIETNKPLVMVIPIGETVPEGLTAAAALRNRGIHTRLADNRRKLKKTLASVSAESIPYAILIGEDEAASGMVRLKKMTEGKELTLILKEAVELIIQSCEG; encoded by the coding sequence ATGCAGAATATAAAAGGAACGTATGATTATTTTGGCCAAGAGCAGGCGGTCCGAAGAAAGGTGCAATCGACGCTGCGTGAAGTGTTTGAATGCTATGACTATGCTGAAATGGAGACAACCATTCTGAATGAAGCGGACCTGTTGTCTTCCAAATACGCAGGAGGGGAAGAAATTCTGAAGGAAATGTACCAGCTGACGGATCAAGGCACGCGACGTCTGGGGCTCCGGTACGATCTGACGATTCCATTCGCTAAGGTGATCGCGCTGAATCCCGCCATCAGCCAGCCATTCAAGCGTTATGAGATGGGGAAGGTATTCCGGGATGGTCCCGTGAAACGCGGCAGATTGCGGGAGTTTCTGCAGTGTGACGTTGATGTGGTAGGGATCTCGGGACCAGAAGCGGAAGTTGAGCTAATGCAGCTTGCAGCCGAAGTGTTTCGGAGACTTGACATTCCAATCATTCTCCGGTGGAACAATCGAAGCTTTCTGGGTGAAGTTCTTGGCGCTATGGGCGTACCGGAAGAGATGAAACCATCCGTCATGCTGACCCTGGATAAGCTCGATAAGATTGGCAAAGAGGGGGTTCGGCAAGAACTTGCGGGCAAGGTACTCGAACCGGAGATTTGTCGTCAAATTCTGGATTTTGTTGATCTCAAGGAGCCGACATTTGAGCAGATAACAAGCAAATACAAATTGGACAACGAGCGTGGCGCACGGGAAGTACAGATCCTGCAAAATATGCTGCAGCGCGTCGGGTTGCAAGACATCTGCATATTTGATCCGTTTCTATCAAGAGGCTTGTCATTCTACACGGGAACCGTATACGAAATTTTTGATGCATCGCACGATTTCCGTTCAAGCTTGGGCGGAGGCGGCAGATATGATGCGATTATCGGGCAGCTCGTTGGACGCGAGGATATTGCATATCCTACGGTGGGTCTTTCGTTTGGCATGGAATCCATCATGGAGATGATCCGGAACCGTCCGATTGAAACGAACAAGCCGCTCGTTATGGTTATCCCGATAGGAGAAACCGTTCCGGAAGGGTTGACGGCAGCAGCGGCACTCCGGAATCGCGGGATTCATACTCGATTGGCGGACAACCGACGCAAATTGAAAAAAACATTAGCATCCGTTTCAGCTGAAAGCATCCCTTATGCCATCCTGATTGGCGAAGATGAAGCGGCTTCGGGCATGGTCCGACTGAAGAAAATGACCGAGGGCAAGGAGCTTACACTGATTCTGAAGGAAGCGGTAGAGCTTATCATTCAATCCTGTGAAGGATGA
- a CDS encoding beta-eliminating lyase-related protein yields the protein MGEQRKSISEAYGETAYPLIGHSRRNLEVLLEAFRDVDGSQMGDTYGKGAIIEEFQARMADVLGKESAVFFPSGTMAQQIALRIWCDDAELKRVAYHPLCHLEIHEEDGLKELHHIEPILLADKERLITLEDVQSLDRDIACLLLELPQREIGGQLPEYEELEAISAYCRSQGIKLHLDGARLFEITPYYQKTAAEICALFDSVYVSFYKGIGGIAGAILAGGTDFVAKSKVWKRRHGGDLVSLYPYIISSSYYYTERIGNMGRYYQEAKELAALFNSCEGVNTKPAVPVSNMFHVHFELNKEQLELILIEVFRVTGIGLISYLNEAGESQCSTEVHIGERYGKTPRESIQEAFQLLNEKLQEVMST from the coding sequence ATGGGAGAACAGCGTAAATCGATTAGTGAAGCTTATGGCGAAACAGCCTATCCATTGATTGGACATAGCCGCAGGAATCTCGAGGTGCTGCTTGAAGCATTTCGGGATGTGGATGGGTCGCAGATGGGGGATACATACGGCAAAGGGGCCATCATTGAGGAGTTTCAGGCGCGCATGGCAGACGTTCTGGGCAAGGAATCAGCTGTCTTTTTCCCAAGCGGAACCATGGCGCAGCAGATTGCTTTGCGGATCTGGTGTGATGATGCGGAGCTGAAACGAGTGGCCTATCATCCCCTCTGCCATCTGGAGATTCACGAAGAGGACGGGCTTAAGGAGCTGCATCATATCGAACCGATTCTTCTTGCCGATAAAGAGCGTTTGATCACGCTTGAAGACGTGCAGAGCCTGGATCGTGACATTGCATGTTTGCTGCTGGAGTTGCCGCAGCGTGAAATTGGAGGGCAGTTGCCCGAATACGAAGAGTTGGAAGCGATATCGGCGTATTGCCGTTCGCAAGGCATTAAGCTGCATCTGGACGGGGCAAGATTGTTCGAGATCACCCCTTATTATCAAAAAACCGCGGCAGAAATCTGTGCACTGTTTGACAGTGTATATGTGTCCTTCTATAAAGGTATAGGTGGGATTGCCGGCGCCATTCTGGCTGGCGGCACCGATTTCGTGGCGAAGTCTAAGGTATGGAAAAGGCGTCATGGCGGTGATCTGGTCAGTCTTTACCCGTATATCATTAGTTCAAGTTATTATTACACCGAAAGAATAGGTAACATGGGCCGATATTACCAGGAGGCTAAAGAGCTTGCAGCTTTGTTTAATTCGTGCGAGGGCGTGAATACGAAGCCTGCCGTGCCTGTATCGAATATGTTTCATGTCCATTTTGAATTGAACAAAGAACAGCTTGAACTCATTCTTATCGAGGTTTTCCGTGTCACGGGCATCGGATTGATCAGTTATTTGAACGAAGCAGGGGAAAGTCAATGTTCTACGGAAGTTCACATTGGGGAACGGTACGGTAAAACACCGAGAGAAAGCATTCAAGAGGCCTTCCAATTGTTGAATGAGAAATTGCAGGAAGTTATGAGCACATGA